One genomic region from Sciurus carolinensis chromosome 2, mSciCar1.2, whole genome shotgun sequence encodes:
- the Dnaaf2 gene encoding LOW QUALITY PROTEIN: protein kintoun (The sequence of the model RefSeq protein was modified relative to this genomic sequence to represent the inferred CDS: inserted 2 bases in 2 codons; deleted 1 base in 1 codon; substituted 1 base at 1 genomic stop codon) produces the protein MAKAAASSPLEDLDLSGEEVQRLTSAFQDPEFRRMFSAYAEELNDPENLRRYEEEITALERERGVEVRFVHPEPGHVLRTSLDGARRCFVNVCSNALVGAPSSRPVQGGGGCGAAAGSHWSLPYSLAPGREYAGRSSTRYTVYDVVFHPEALALARRNRRFCQMLDATALEAVEKQFGVKLDRRNAKTLRXKYKGTPEAAVLRTPLPGSVPAPPDGNEDPLSVFPYPYRYPAAAQNSVGPGPQAPKPPEAVQKPAPTEPRCSVVQRHHVDLQDYRCSRDSAPSPVPHELVVTIELPLLRSAEQAALEVTGKLLCLDSRNPDYRLRLSLPYPVDDSRGKAQFNKARRQLVITLPVALPAKLPGPPAAPEESVGQSGTDGAACASASVGEEGPVGDPSPDPSGVGTAEAGIATPFAPEVASPPTRAGEEIDLQPEERDLGRHSVSPPGLEEEERPPGAESSPGGXGGCSPRTSSRGLDLESPVGRGSACGDISVETREDLEGPSTEPSDPAMGGPGTESREPLCPPLQCNQDEESLALLIQVPQIQPQSLQWDLNPLRYKLCFSTQDLVYSFFLQFAPENKLSTXEPVISVSSNNAVIVLAKSPESHGCWREWYCGLNKDSLEERLFVSEENVSEFLEEVLCSPFTQKMPLSPPLIEVLQVTDEKIQIHAELQECSNPDQLQGKEKINEECHLTEKENLDHFTTSTTDSDLSVAVNALEIDTCGSVEGFQQESLDVSQVLSGKSQQTEAKMEPAVMKEKGSTYSNEDKDNLKEPVITKEKELDGDHISSLPNKTIVHNIPDFESIKETNMQDGSVQIITDHVTHCAFTFQNSLLYDLD, from the exons ATGGCCAAAGCGGCAGCCTCTTCACCGCTGGAGGACTTGGACCTGAGCGGAGAAGAGGTCCAGCGGCTCACCTCAGCCTTCCAGGACCCGGAGTTCCGGCGAATGTTCTCCGCTTACGCCGAGGAGCTCAATGACCCCGAGAACCTGCGGCGCTACGAGGAAGAGATCACCGCGCTGGAGCGTGAGCGCGGAGTGGAGGTGCGGTTCGTGCACCCGGAGCCAGGCCACGTGCTGCGTACCAGCTTGGACGGGGCTCGGCGCTGCTTCGTGAACGTGTGCAGCAACGCGCTGGTGGGCGCGCCCAGCAGCCGGCCAGTCCAGGGGGGCGGCGGCTGCGGCGCGGCGGCCGGTAGCCACTGGTCCCTGCCGTACAGCTTGGCGCCTGGCCGTGAGTACGCGGGCCGCAGCAGCACTCGCTACACCGTCTACGACGTGGTGTTCCACCCAGAAGCGCTTGCGCTCGCCCGGCGAAACAGGCGCTTCTGTCAGATGCTGGACGCCACGGCTCTGGAGGCAGTCGAGAAGCAGTTCGGCGTCAAGCTGGACCGCCGGAACGCCAAGACCCTGA CCAAATATAAGGGGACCCCAGAGGCTGCCGTGCTGCGCACGCCCCTTCCGGGGAGCGTCCCCGCCCCACCCGACGGGAACGAAGACCCTCTCTCAGTTTTTCCCTATCCCTACCGGTACCCCGCGGCCGCCCAGAACTCCGTCGGCCCGGGGCCCCAGGCCCCCAAACCTCCCGAGGCGGTTCAGAAGCCCGCCCCCACCGAGCCCCGCTGCAGTGTGGTGCAGCGCCACCACGTGGACCTCCAGGATTACCGGTGCTCCCGGGATTCGGCCCCGAGCCCGGTGCCGCACGAGCTGGTTGTCACCATCGAGCTGCCGCTGCTGCGCTCGGCTGAACAGGCGGCGCTGGAGGTGACGGGAAAGCTGCTGTGCCTTGACTCGAGGAACCCCGACTACCGGCTGCGGTTATCCCTCCCCTACCCGGTGGACGACAGCCGCGGCAAGGCGCAGTTCAACAAGGCGCGGCGGCAGCTGGTGATCACGCTGCCGGTGGCGTTACCAGCCAAGCTCCCGGGCCCTCCCGCGGCGCCGGAAGAGTCGGTGGGCCAGTCCGGAACTGACGGCGCGGCCTGCGCTTCCGCTAGCGTAGGGGAAGAGGGGCCTGTGGGGGACCCCAGCCCGGATCCCAGCGGGGTAGGGACTGCAGAAGCCGGGATCGCCACCCCATTCGCCCCCGAAGTGGCGTCTCCGCCAACGCGGGCTGGGGAGGAGATAGACCTCCAGCCGGAAGAGCGGGACTTGGGCAGGCACTCGGTGTCCCCACCGGGCCTCGAGGAGGAGGAGCGGCCCCCAGGAGCTGAGAGCTCACCTGGGGGGTAG GGTGGATGCTCTCCTAGAACTTCATCCCGAGGCCTTGACCTGGAGTCTCCTGTAGGAAGAGGGAGTGCGTGCGGAGATATCAGTGTAGAGACACGCGAGGACCTGGAGGGGCCGAGCACCGAGCCTTCTGATCCAGCAATGGGTGGCCCTGGCACCGAGAGCAGGGAACCTTTGTGTCCTCCTTTGCAGTGTAATCAGGATGAAGAATCCTTGGCTCTGCTAATTCAAGTGCCTCAGATTCAGCCGCAAAGTCTTCAATGGGATCTGAACCCCCTCCGGTACAAATTGTGTTTCTCCACACAAGACTTAGTTTATTCCTTCTTCTTGCAGTTTGctccagaaaataaattaagta AAGAACCCGTGATTAGCGTTTCTTCAAACAATGCAGTGATAGTACTGGCCAAATCTCCAGAGAGCCATGGATGTTGGCGAGAGTGGTACTGTGGTTTGAACAAAGATTCTTTGGAG gAAAGGTTGTTTGTCAGTGAAGAAAATGTTAGTGAGTTTCTTGAAGAGGTCCTGTGCTCTCCATTCACACAGAAAATGCCCTTGTCCCCACCATTAATTGAAGTTCTTCAGGTTACTGATGAGAAGATTCAAATTCATGCAGAG TTACAAGAATGTAGTAATCCTGATCAGcttcaaggaaaggaaaaaatcaatgaagaatgtcatctaactgaaaaagaaaatttagaccatTTTACCACCTCTACAACTGATTCTGATTTATCTGTAGCAGTTAATGCACTAGAAATAGATACTTGTGGTTCAGTTGAAGGATTTCAACAAGAGTCTCTTGATGTTTCTCAAGTGCTATCTGGAAAATCACAGCAAACTGAAGCAAAAATGGAACCTGCTGTTATGAAAGAAAAAGGTTCTACTTACTCAAATGAGGACaaagataatttaaaagaaccagtaataaccaaagaaaaagaattggatGGAGATCACATATCTTCATTACCGAACAAAACTATAGTTCACAATATACCTGATTTTGAAAGCATAAAAGAAACCAATATGCAGGATGGCAGTGTGCAGATTATTACAGATCATGTGACTCACTGTGCATTCACTTTTCAGAATTCTTTGCTATATGATTTAGATTAA